The Neobacillus sp. OS1-2 genome includes a window with the following:
- a CDS encoding UDP-glucose/GDP-mannose dehydrogenase family protein — MNILIVGTGYVGTTTGLVFCEKGHHVTGLDLDEKKIKALKTGKLHFYEPFLEGLLTKHVTNETIKFTKKAKKAIKENDVIFICVGTPKGTDGSADLTYVKNVAESIGKHMNHYKVIVTKSTVPVGTAELVTNWIKESQAEAIPFDVVSNPEFLREGSALQDAFNPDRIVIGTTSEPARKIMRELYQDFTCPILETNPKASEMIKYAANSFLAMKISYINELAWVCDKLGININDVSTGMGLDNRIGPQFLKAGMGYGGSCFPKDVNALIQIAKENETTLTILEKVVEVNETQPLIFVEKIKQALGGDLINKTIALLGLSFKANTDDTRESPSLTLINKLIEEQAIIKAHDPIVKMASVSSFNQFQTIEETVTGADALVICTDWDAYKNVDWASLKSLMGQPYLFDGRNIVNKGVIESLGFHYAGVANH; from the coding sequence GTGAATATATTAATCGTTGGAACGGGATATGTCGGTACAACGACAGGTCTTGTATTTTGTGAAAAGGGTCACCATGTAACAGGGTTAGACCTTGATGAAAAGAAAATAAAAGCATTAAAAACTGGTAAACTCCATTTCTATGAGCCTTTTCTTGAGGGATTGTTAACTAAACATGTCACAAATGAAACAATCAAATTCACAAAAAAGGCCAAAAAGGCCATCAAAGAAAATGATGTTATTTTTATTTGTGTCGGAACACCGAAGGGGACGGACGGAAGTGCCGATCTCACCTATGTAAAAAATGTGGCTGAGTCCATCGGGAAACATATGAACCACTATAAAGTAATTGTCACAAAAAGCACGGTACCAGTGGGAACAGCAGAATTAGTAACGAACTGGATCAAGGAAAGTCAAGCTGAAGCCATTCCTTTTGATGTTGTCTCCAATCCCGAGTTTCTGAGAGAGGGTTCTGCACTCCAGGATGCCTTCAACCCCGATCGAATTGTCATTGGTACAACGAGTGAACCCGCAAGAAAAATAATGCGTGAATTGTATCAAGATTTCACGTGTCCAATTCTTGAGACCAACCCGAAAGCCTCCGAAATGATTAAGTATGCCGCGAATTCCTTCCTTGCGATGAAAATTTCCTATATCAACGAATTAGCGTGGGTTTGCGATAAACTCGGGATCAATATTAATGACGTTTCAACGGGGATGGGACTCGACAACCGGATTGGCCCGCAATTTTTAAAAGCAGGAATGGGCTATGGAGGTTCCTGTTTTCCAAAGGACGTCAATGCGCTCATCCAAATAGCGAAAGAAAATGAAACCACGCTAACAATCTTAGAGAAAGTAGTTGAAGTGAATGAAACTCAACCGCTTATCTTTGTTGAAAAAATAAAACAGGCCCTTGGCGGGGATTTAATCAATAAAACGATTGCCTTGCTCGGATTGTCGTTTAAAGCAAATACCGATGATACACGGGAATCGCCGAGTCTTACATTGATAAATAAATTAATAGAAGAACAAGCAATCATCAAGGCACATGATCCGATTGTAAAAATGGCATCGGTTTCCTCGTTCAACCAATTCCAAACAATAGAAGAAACAGTTACCGGCGCAGATGCACTCGTAATCTGCACAGACTGGGATGCGTATAAAAATGTTGATTGGGCAAGCCTGAAATCATTAATGGGACAGCCATATCTTTTCGATGGAAGAAATATCGTGAATAAAGGAGTAATAGAAAGTCTTGGATTCCATTATGCAGGG
- a CDS encoding response regulator transcription factor, with product MIRLFIAEDQRMLLGALGSLLDLEIDMKVIGQAMNGEEALVAITELKPDVCLMDIEMPVLNGLEVAEELVRRGSPSKVIILTTFARPGYFERAVKIGVHGYLLKDGEIDELADAIRKVMVGKRVFSPELTFDVIREENPLTPKEQEILRLAALGKTTKEITSELYLSSGTVRNYISEIIHKLDAKNRTEAASIAEKKGWI from the coding sequence ATGATTCGCCTGTTTATTGCGGAAGATCAGCGAATGCTGCTAGGGGCATTGGGGTCTTTGCTAGATTTAGAGATAGATATGAAGGTCATCGGCCAAGCGATGAACGGAGAAGAAGCGCTTGTGGCCATCACGGAACTGAAGCCGGATGTCTGCTTAATGGATATTGAAATGCCTGTTTTGAATGGTCTCGAGGTAGCGGAAGAGCTTGTACGTCGGGGGTCTCCGAGTAAGGTCATCATCTTAACCACCTTTGCCCGCCCTGGCTATTTTGAGCGTGCGGTAAAAATCGGTGTCCATGGGTACTTATTAAAGGATGGGGAAATCGACGAGCTCGCTGATGCAATCCGCAAGGTGATGGTGGGAAAACGAGTGTTCAGCCCGGAGTTGACCTTTGATGTGATTCGTGAGGAAAATCCGCTGACCCCGAAAGAACAAGAGATTTTGCGCCTTGCGGCTTTAGGGAAGACCACCAAAGAAATCACATCCGAACTCTATTTATCATCGGGTACTGTTCGCAACTACATCTCCGAAATCATCCACAAACTCGATGCCAAAAACCGAACTGAGGCCGCCAGTATCGCCGAGAAAAAAGGCTGGATCTAG
- a CDS encoding sensor histidine kinase: protein MKWSVFPKRFGLFPYIFLVYIGFPAVYLTKESGLKQLIGYGMLLLFLVTYRQLYFLIGKRNFTYWLAVQMAIIFIFSLFYHLNYMFLGFFPANFIGWYQDKTGFRRGLICLVVAEILPFIVHVIRTKTFFTPTELIYFVPFLLIMLISPFGIRSMNRRMELEKELDRANQKIEELVKREERVRIARDLHDTLGHTLSLLTLKSQLVQRLTATDPERARLEAKEMEVTSRAALKQVRELVTDMRAATITEELLQVQQILRAAGITYHYDGDSDFSSVSPFTQNIIGMCIREAATNVVKHSQATHCSIAIKHFSGKMNLIIHDDGMGLRNNHVFGNGLRGMEERLALVDGGLVLSNHNGTVLEINVPIIKKQ, encoded by the coding sequence ATGAAGTGGTCCGTTTTTCCGAAAAGATTTGGCTTGTTCCCGTATATCTTTCTCGTTTATATTGGTTTTCCGGCTGTTTATTTAACAAAAGAATCAGGGTTGAAGCAGCTCATTGGCTATGGAATGTTGCTGCTCTTCTTGGTAACCTATCGCCAGCTCTATTTTCTTATTGGAAAAAGAAACTTCACTTACTGGCTGGCCGTGCAAATGGCGATTATTTTTATCTTCAGTCTGTTTTACCACTTAAACTACATGTTTTTAGGCTTTTTCCCAGCGAACTTTATCGGCTGGTACCAGGATAAAACGGGATTTAGACGTGGACTCATCTGTTTGGTGGTAGCTGAAATTCTGCCGTTCATTGTCCATGTGATCCGAACGAAGACCTTTTTCACTCCGACAGAACTCATTTATTTCGTTCCGTTTTTACTTATTATGCTGATTTCTCCGTTTGGCATCCGTTCCATGAACCGCCGGATGGAGCTGGAAAAGGAGCTCGACCGGGCGAATCAAAAAATTGAAGAATTGGTCAAAAGAGAAGAACGTGTTCGGATTGCCCGTGATCTCCACGATACACTCGGCCATACGCTATCACTCCTCACGTTAAAAAGCCAGCTAGTCCAGCGATTGACCGCGACAGATCCAGAACGGGCCCGGCTTGAAGCAAAGGAAATGGAGGTCACTTCCCGTGCGGCACTCAAGCAGGTACGCGAACTTGTCACCGACATGCGCGCAGCCACCATCACGGAAGAACTGCTGCAAGTGCAGCAAATCTTGCGTGCTGCAGGAATTACCTATCATTACGATGGCGATAGTGATTTTTCCAGTGTTTCCCCGTTTACACAAAACATCATCGGGATGTGTATCCGTGAGGCGGCAACTAATGTCGTCAAACATAGCCAGGCCACCCATTGTTCGATTGCCATTAAGCACTTTTCTGGAAAAATGAACCTTATCATCCATGATGATGGGATGGGCTTACGGAATAATCATGTGTTTGGGAATGGTTTACGGGGAATGGAAGAGAGATTGGCACTCGTTGACGGCGGGCTGGTCCTGTCCAACCATAATGGGACAGTCTTGGAAATCAATGTACCAATTATTAAAAAGCAATAG
- a CDS encoding ABC transporter permease, translated as MKTFQMQCKVEILRVLRNRYFVFWSLVMPILFYYIFTNVVNTNAPDQAEWQAHYLMSMTVFSVMGSSMMTLGIRMVQERSQGWSTFIRITPLSDTIYFAAQMIGQSVIHLLSITIIFIAGALINDVSLTVFEWIASGLWILLGSLPFLAIGTLIGMMKKVETAAGISNVIYMVLAVAGGLWMPLEIMPKIMQTIGKWLPSYNFGNGAWEIIRGNMPDWKNILILIAYLAVFMLLSKYMRRKQEAA; from the coding sequence ATGAAAACATTCCAAATGCAGTGCAAAGTCGAAATTCTCCGCGTCCTCAGGAATCGCTATTTTGTATTTTGGTCACTCGTAATGCCAATTCTCTTCTATTATATTTTTACAAACGTGGTCAACACCAATGCGCCAGACCAAGCCGAGTGGCAGGCGCATTACCTCATGTCGATGACCGTGTTCAGTGTCATGGGTTCGTCGATGATGACGCTCGGCATCCGGATGGTGCAGGAGCGCTCCCAAGGCTGGTCAACATTCATTCGTATCACGCCACTTTCTGATACGATCTACTTTGCGGCGCAAATGATTGGCCAAAGTGTGATCCATCTGCTTTCGATTACGATTATTTTTATCGCAGGGGCACTCATCAATGACGTGTCACTTACCGTCTTTGAATGGATCGCCAGCGGTTTGTGGATTTTGCTCGGCTCGCTGCCATTCCTCGCCATTGGCACCTTGATTGGCATGATGAAAAAAGTAGAAACGGCTGCCGGTATCAGCAACGTAATTTATATGGTACTCGCGGTTGCTGGCGGGCTGTGGATGCCGCTTGAGATTATGCCGAAAATCATGCAAACCATCGGAAAATGGCTGCCATCCTATAATTTCGGCAATGGCGCCTGGGAGATTATCCGCGGAAATATGCCCGATTGGAAAAATATTCTGATTTTAATCGCCTATTTAGCGGTATTCATGCTACTATCGAAGTATATGAGACGAAAGCAGGAAGCAGCGTGA
- a CDS encoding ABC transporter ATP-binding protein, which yields MNEIVHLTNVTKSFQHKIAVNDVSFTIGKGEVVAILGPNGAGKTTTISMILGLLNPTAGEVKLFTHQPQEKQVREKIGTMLQEVSVMPGLKVHEILQLIRSYYPQPLEMAELINLTGLTEQDLKTRAEKLSGGQKRRLSFALALAGNPELIIFDEPTVGMDITSRNRFWQTIHHLADQGKTIIFSTHYLQEADDAADRILLFKDGSVVADGTPAEIKARISKQSVSFIVDPEKSLENLYLHSEVDNIYRKNNRVYVQSNNTDRVLESLFQEKIGAHDIQIERGKLEEAFEQLTSGTKEAI from the coding sequence ATGAACGAAATTGTACACTTAACAAACGTGACAAAGTCATTTCAACATAAAATAGCGGTTAACGATGTATCATTCACCATTGGGAAAGGCGAAGTGGTGGCGATTCTTGGCCCGAATGGCGCCGGGAAAACAACCACCATTTCGATGATCTTGGGACTGCTCAACCCAACCGCAGGAGAGGTCAAACTATTTACCCACCAGCCGCAGGAGAAGCAGGTACGAGAAAAAATCGGCACGATGCTCCAGGAAGTCAGCGTCATGCCCGGCCTGAAAGTCCACGAAATCCTCCAACTAATAAGAAGCTATTATCCGCAGCCACTTGAGATGGCGGAACTCATCAACCTAACTGGTCTAACCGAACAGGATTTGAAAACACGCGCGGAAAAACTGTCAGGTGGTCAGAAACGCCGCTTAAGCTTCGCCCTTGCCCTCGCAGGTAACCCGGAACTCATTATTTTTGATGAACCGACGGTCGGCATGGATATTACATCAAGAAATCGCTTTTGGCAAACGATTCATCACCTTGCTGACCAAGGGAAAACGATTATTTTCTCCACGCATTATCTGCAGGAAGCGGATGATGCGGCGGATAGGATCTTACTTTTTAAAGACGGTTCCGTAGTCGCTGATGGAACACCGGCCGAAATCAAAGCGAGAATTTCGAAGCAATCGGTTTCCTTTATCGTTGACCCGGAGAAATCGCTGGAAAACTTATATCTCCACAGTGAAGTTGATAATATTTACCGAAAAAACAATCGTGTCTATGTCCAGTCGAATAATACAGACCGAGTCCTAGAGTCACTTTTTCAAGAAAAAATCGGTGCCCATGACATCCAAATCGAACGCGGCAAGCTTGAAGAGGCGTTTGAACAGTTAACAAGCGGCACGAAGGAGGCCATATAA
- the nagZ gene encoding beta-N-acetylhexosaminidase has translation MRKFFRTCMTSFLAFALLLTGIPFAGAAAASGIKDLVIDLNVPQVTRDVKDNKIQINALHVYEDGHFMLVSENLTWKSSNKNVAAVKDGEVTLSGYNGKTFITVSDGSFTDRMAIQFKGNQGEILMEKEKGSRYDLIGDAIQQMTMEEKVGQMLMPDFRTWKGQNVTEMNAEISALVKKYHLGGVILFRENTVTAAQTTKLVSAYQDAAEKYGLLISVDQEGGIVTRLQFGTDFPGNMALGASRSEELAEKVGKAIGEELNAVGINMNFGPVLDVNNNPDNPVIGVRSFGEDPELVAKMGNAYIKGLHETGTAATAKHFPGHGDTATDSHLGLPEVPHDIDRLKKVELYPFQQAMDAGIDAVMSAHVTFPKIDSTKAISKKDGTEIAIPGTLSHKVLTGLMREEMGFKGVIVTDAMNMQAIADHFGPVDAAVRAVKAGTDIVLMPVGLESVANGLYDAVNSGDIPEERLDQSVERILTLKLNRGIVKAEVEKSLDEKVVNAEKVARSAEHLQVEKEAAAKSITLVKNNGALPLKATAEDKIVVVGSSASVITAEVKKHHPNVTVIDTAAPLSAANLAIAKTAKYIIVGTNTSTVSGRLPSANLMKLANQVMEQTDAAVIAVGLRNPYDVMAYPNVDAYLTQYGTKDVSFEAAVNTIFAVNQPTGKLPVTIYNQDGSVLYGFGHGLGY, from the coding sequence ATTCAAATAAATGCCCTTCATGTGTACGAAGATGGCCACTTTATGCTGGTATCTGAAAATCTGACTTGGAAATCTTCCAATAAGAATGTGGCCGCTGTCAAAGATGGCGAGGTTACCCTCTCAGGGTACAATGGCAAAACCTTCATCACTGTTAGTGATGGCAGCTTCACCGATCGGATGGCGATTCAATTCAAAGGTAATCAAGGAGAAATCCTCATGGAAAAAGAAAAGGGATCACGCTATGATCTGATCGGAGATGCCATCCAACAGATGACGATGGAAGAAAAGGTTGGACAAATGCTGATGCCGGATTTCCGTACTTGGAAGGGGCAAAATGTAACGGAAATGAATGCTGAAATTTCTGCGCTTGTTAAAAAGTATCATCTTGGCGGTGTCATTCTTTTTCGTGAAAACACCGTAACGGCTGCGCAAACAACGAAGCTCGTGTCGGCTTATCAGGATGCGGCAGAAAAATATGGCTTGTTAATTTCAGTTGACCAAGAGGGCGGGATTGTAACTCGCCTGCAGTTCGGAACCGATTTTCCTGGGAACATGGCGCTTGGCGCCTCAAGATCTGAAGAACTGGCTGAAAAAGTGGGCAAGGCGATTGGCGAGGAACTTAACGCGGTCGGGATTAATATGAACTTTGGACCTGTTCTCGATGTAAATAATAACCCCGATAATCCGGTGATTGGCGTTCGGTCATTTGGCGAGGATCCTGAGCTTGTTGCCAAGATGGGGAATGCCTATATTAAAGGTCTGCATGAAACGGGAACGGCTGCAACAGCCAAGCATTTTCCGGGTCATGGGGATACCGCAACGGATTCACATTTAGGTTTGCCAGAGGTTCCGCATGATATTGACCGCTTGAAAAAGGTAGAATTGTACCCTTTCCAACAGGCGATGGATGCCGGAATTGATGCAGTAATGTCGGCCCACGTTACTTTCCCGAAAATCGACAGCACGAAAGCTATTTCAAAAAAGGATGGCACGGAAATTGCTATTCCCGGGACCCTATCACACAAGGTGTTAACCGGTTTAATGCGTGAAGAGATGGGCTTTAAGGGTGTTATTGTGACCGATGCGATGAATATGCAAGCCATTGCCGACCATTTTGGTCCCGTCGATGCCGCGGTTCGTGCCGTAAAAGCGGGAACGGATATTGTGTTAATGCCGGTAGGACTTGAATCCGTGGCAAATGGTCTTTACGATGCCGTTAACTCCGGGGATATCCCAGAGGAAAGACTCGACCAATCGGTAGAACGGATCTTAACATTGAAATTAAATCGGGGAATTGTGAAGGCTGAAGTGGAAAAGAGCCTTGATGAAAAGGTTGTGAATGCCGAGAAAGTGGCGAGATCTGCGGAACATTTGCAGGTAGAAAAAGAAGCGGCGGCAAAATCGATTACGCTTGTGAAAAATAACGGCGCCCTTCCTTTAAAGGCTACCGCCGAGGATAAAATTGTTGTCGTCGGATCCAGCGCTTCGGTTATCACGGCCGAGGTCAAAAAGCACCATCCAAATGTTACCGTGATCGATACAGCAGCACCGCTTTCGGCTGCCAATTTAGCCATCGCCAAAACAGCAAAATATATCATAGTTGGGACAAATACCTCTACGGTAAGCGGCAGATTGCCCTCAGCCAATTTAATGAAGCTGGCCAATCAGGTGATGGAGCAGACGGACGCTGCCGTGATTGCAGTGGGGCTTCGTAATCCATACGACGTGATGGCGTACCCTAATGTAGATGCTTATTTGACCCAGTATGGCACGAAAGATGTAAGCTTTGAGGCTGCAGTGAACACGATCTTTGCTGTAAATCAGCCAACCGGCAAACTTCCAGTTACAATTTACAACCAGGACGGCAGCGTCTTATACGGATTTGGACATGGGTTAGGGTACTGA